In Gulosibacter molinativorax, a single window of DNA contains:
- a CDS encoding sensor histidine kinase has product MSTTNSTSRAAPNGKGALRPRARLLRTLGNDLISSDKVALIELVKNSYDADATTVLIRFHGPLDEGAGRIEVWDDGHGMDVETLQRSWLDIATDTKRRKPKSSGGRRVLGEKGIGRLAAARLGSELLLITRREGSSEVSLLMDWTQFDREDAYLDEIEVAWEVNAADVFSDGGRSVRAFSGAGIDAWKSGHGTLLQIEKLTHTWTQQDFIELRTALTRLIRPRPIEQDSQGLSNAPESAPADFQIILELEEVQEDLQTFAGPIDPSAELRVPHYQLRGSVDSNGSAKLHFRQQDPSIDEDLGIKTLWNNNKRGPQAGPFQFEINVWDRDNDAIQRTLASRSAESTPSTSKELKGFREALDDLAGVSIYRDGFRVLPFGEKGDDWLGLDLRRVQSPTLRLSNNQIVGHVFIEADTNQGLKDQSNREGFLAGTAYADLQTLVRAALAELETRRYKARRPEKSPTEQKGGLFERFNLGEIREALSTQYPRDSRILDLIDVKNRDIQEGVAEVQQVLSRYSRLATLGSLIDRVLHDGRTVVTRLKNIARFGERDLKKPALSTDEKIAASQKAMEQTAEQAEMLSSLFNQIEPFGGRKRGRPKQLHTQDLIEKAVSIMQVEADDRGVQLITGDTDISTHLDEAEALLVLVNLINNAIYWTATQPQDVERKVMVDARSNSDSSLTFIVSDSGPGVPDDLRNRIFDPYFSSKPDGVGLGLTIVGNMVEDVYAGELALVQEGQLGGATFEATFRRRV; this is encoded by the coding sequence ATGAGCACAACAAATTCTACAAGTCGTGCTGCTCCGAATGGGAAAGGGGCCTTACGGCCACGTGCGCGTCTTCTCAGGACGCTCGGCAATGACCTCATCAGTAGCGATAAAGTCGCCCTGATTGAGTTGGTGAAGAACTCATATGATGCCGACGCGACAACTGTCCTCATCCGTTTTCATGGTCCCCTGGACGAAGGTGCCGGGCGAATAGAGGTCTGGGATGACGGTCACGGCATGGATGTCGAAACCCTTCAACGATCATGGCTCGATATCGCAACCGACACCAAGCGTCGTAAGCCCAAGAGTAGCGGTGGCCGACGCGTGCTCGGCGAAAAGGGAATCGGGCGCCTGGCAGCTGCGCGATTGGGTAGCGAACTACTGCTCATTACTCGTAGAGAAGGTTCGAGTGAGGTCAGCCTTCTCATGGACTGGACGCAGTTCGACCGAGAAGACGCATACCTAGACGAGATTGAAGTTGCATGGGAAGTAAATGCAGCTGATGTGTTCTCTGATGGGGGTAGGTCCGTTAGAGCTTTCTCTGGAGCTGGCATTGATGCATGGAAATCGGGACATGGCACTTTGCTTCAGATTGAAAAACTGACCCACACCTGGACGCAACAAGACTTCATAGAGCTCCGTACCGCACTTACCCGTTTGATCCGCCCCCGGCCTATAGAGCAAGACTCACAGGGGCTCTCGAATGCACCAGAATCGGCCCCGGCTGACTTTCAGATCATCCTTGAACTGGAAGAGGTTCAAGAAGACCTCCAGACCTTCGCTGGCCCCATCGACCCATCTGCTGAGCTTCGAGTACCTCACTATCAGCTTCGAGGTTCAGTCGACTCGAACGGTTCAGCGAAACTCCATTTCAGGCAACAAGATCCATCGATTGATGAAGACCTTGGAATAAAGACACTCTGGAATAACAACAAGCGTGGGCCTCAGGCGGGACCGTTCCAGTTCGAGATCAATGTATGGGATCGGGATAATGACGCGATCCAGCGTACGTTAGCCTCCAGGAGCGCGGAATCGACACCTTCAACGTCGAAAGAACTCAAAGGCTTCCGCGAGGCGCTCGATGATCTTGCTGGGGTTAGCATCTACAGAGATGGCTTCCGGGTCCTACCATTCGGCGAGAAGGGCGACGACTGGTTAGGACTTGACCTTAGGCGAGTTCAGAGCCCGACCCTGCGCCTATCTAACAACCAGATCGTTGGTCACGTCTTCATCGAAGCCGACACCAATCAAGGACTCAAAGACCAGTCAAACCGCGAAGGTTTTCTCGCTGGAACGGCATACGCCGATCTGCAAACCCTCGTTCGAGCCGCGTTGGCCGAACTGGAAACTCGCCGCTACAAGGCGCGTCGTCCTGAGAAGTCCCCAACAGAACAAAAGGGTGGGCTGTTTGAACGGTTCAATCTCGGCGAGATTCGAGAAGCGCTTTCCACCCAGTATCCAAGAGACTCTCGAATACTCGACCTGATCGACGTCAAGAATCGAGATATTCAAGAGGGTGTCGCGGAAGTCCAACAGGTGCTCTCTCGTTACTCCCGCCTTGCCACCCTCGGGTCTCTCATAGATCGCGTCCTCCATGACGGACGGACAGTTGTTACACGTCTGAAGAACATCGCAAGGTTCGGTGAGCGTGATCTTAAGAAACCCGCTCTCTCAACGGATGAGAAGATTGCGGCTTCCCAGAAAGCTATGGAGCAAACTGCCGAGCAAGCCGAAATGCTGTCCTCTCTTTTCAACCAAATTGAGCCATTTGGCGGGCGGAAGCGTGGTCGGCCAAAGCAGTTGCACACACAGGACCTAATTGAAAAAGCAGTATCCATAATGCAAGTTGAAGCGGATGATCGGGGAGTTCAGCTAATAACTGGGGACACCGACATCTCAACCCACCTAGATGAAGCAGAGGCTCTGCTTGTTCTCGTCAATCTCATCAACAACGCAATCTACTGGACTGCAACACAACCGCAGGATGTTGAACGCAAGGTGATGGTGGATGCGCGTAGCAATTCTGATTCCT